Proteins encoded together in one Sphingomonas radiodurans window:
- a CDS encoding xanthine dehydrogenase family protein molybdopterin-binding subunit: MFGFSHTNSLTMDKPVPDSLIDRGAQHLVGKPVNRYEGPKKVSGTALYSAEYMLPNMAYGVLVGARRGAGKVSSIDADAVRGLPGVIDVVTDFKKFIRNAQQGGEKKAPTMGVEEVAYFGQVIAIVIGETYEAARDAAIRLPLTIDDAEGRYDFDGHRGETDVPPPNNIPAYSSQGDLDAAMADAAVTIDETFTTPSQNSAAMEPHASVATWDNGKLLIYGAYQIPSQDAQQLADALGLSAKKVRIVSEYIGGGFGSKLGISPESAAAAIAAKQLGRPVKAVMLRQQVFDATVRRSNTEQRILLAADADGRLTGIGHETLCANLPGEDFFEPTGIGTHFLYAGEHRRITHDLVRMNLTLSGSMRAPGEAVGMLALESAMDMLAEKVGLDPIELRRRNEPAQDPEKDVPFSSRSLIECLDTGAKLFGWDARQAPGARRDGEWLLGMGVASATRSNLLQSDSAKVTVNSSGHATIETAMTDIGTGTYTILAQIAGELLGLTPDAITVKLGDSDAPPSSGSGGSWGACGSGSAVYLACERIREDVAKKLGVEAADVTFKDGMVIAANRASPLGDLAGDGIVATGEISPGKQEKATTQASFGAHFAEVAVNAVTGEVRMRRMLGVFAAGRILNAKTARSQCLGGMTFGIGAALTEELVHDTRNGKTVNHDLAEYHVPVNADVPQIDVHFLDERDIHANPLHAKGIGELGISGAGAAIANAVYNACGVRVRDFPLTLDKIIAELPD, from the coding sequence ATGTTCGGATTCAGCCACACCAACAGCCTGACGATGGACAAGCCCGTCCCCGACAGCCTGATCGACCGCGGCGCACAGCACCTCGTCGGCAAGCCGGTGAATCGGTACGAGGGGCCCAAGAAGGTGTCCGGCACGGCGCTTTATTCCGCCGAATATATGCTCCCGAACATGGCTTATGGCGTGCTCGTCGGCGCCCGCCGCGGCGCTGGCAAGGTCAGCTCGATCGATGCCGATGCCGTGCGCGGTCTCCCCGGCGTGATCGACGTCGTCACGGACTTCAAGAAATTCATCCGTAACGCGCAACAAGGCGGTGAGAAGAAGGCGCCGACCATGGGCGTCGAAGAGGTGGCGTATTTCGGCCAGGTGATCGCCATCGTGATCGGCGAAACCTATGAGGCCGCCCGCGATGCCGCGATCCGGTTGCCGTTAACGATCGATGATGCGGAGGGTCGGTACGATTTCGACGGACACCGCGGCGAGACCGACGTGCCACCGCCGAACAACATCCCCGCCTATTCGTCGCAAGGCGATCTCGACGCCGCGATGGCCGACGCCGCGGTGACGATCGACGAAACCTTCACGACACCCAGCCAGAATTCGGCCGCGATGGAGCCGCACGCTTCGGTCGCGACGTGGGACAACGGCAAGCTCCTGATCTACGGTGCGTATCAGATCCCGAGCCAGGACGCGCAGCAGCTCGCCGATGCGCTCGGCCTGTCGGCGAAGAAGGTGCGGATCGTCTCCGAATATATTGGCGGTGGCTTCGGGTCGAAGCTCGGCATTTCGCCCGAAAGCGCTGCCGCGGCGATCGCCGCCAAGCAGCTCGGCCGGCCGGTCAAGGCCGTGATGCTGCGCCAGCAGGTATTCGATGCCACCGTGCGCCGTTCAAATACCGAACAACGTATCCTCCTTGCCGCCGATGCCGATGGTCGCCTGACCGGCATCGGCCACGAGACGCTCTGCGCCAACCTGCCCGGCGAGGACTTCTTCGAGCCGACGGGAATTGGCACGCATTTCCTCTACGCCGGCGAACATCGCCGGATCACGCACGATCTGGTGCGGATGAACCTAACCCTGTCGGGCTCGATGCGCGCGCCGGGCGAAGCGGTCGGCATGCTCGCGCTGGAGTCAGCAATGGACATGCTCGCCGAAAAGGTCGGGCTCGATCCGATCGAATTGCGCAGGCGCAACGAGCCGGCGCAGGATCCCGAGAAGGATGTTCCTTTCTCCTCGCGCAGCCTGATCGAATGCCTTGATACCGGTGCGAAACTGTTCGGGTGGGACGCACGGCAGGCGCCCGGCGCGCGGCGCGACGGCGAATGGCTGCTCGGTATGGGGGTGGCGAGCGCGACGCGAAGCAACCTGCTGCAAAGCGACTCCGCGAAGGTGACGGTAAATTCGTCGGGCCACGCGACGATCGAAACCGCGATGACCGATATCGGCACCGGCACGTACACGATCCTGGCGCAGATCGCCGGCGAACTGCTCGGGCTGACGCCCGACGCGATTACCGTGAAGCTGGGTGATAGCGATGCGCCACCGTCGTCCGGTTCGGGCGGATCGTGGGGCGCCTGCGGCTCGGGCTCGGCAGTGTACTTGGCGTGCGAGCGAATTCGCGAGGATGTTGCCAAGAAGCTTGGCGTCGAGGCCGCCGATGTGACGTTCAAGGACGGCATGGTGATCGCCGCCAATCGCGCCTCGCCGCTCGGCGACCTCGCGGGCGACGGGATCGTCGCGACCGGGGAGATCAGCCCCGGCAAGCAAGAGAAGGCAACGACGCAAGCCTCGTTCGGCGCGCACTTCGCCGAAGTCGCGGTCAATGCCGTTACCGGCGAAGTGCGGATGCGCCGCATGCTCGGCGTGTTCGCCGCCGGCCGCATCCTCAATGCCAAGACCGCGCGGTCGCAATGCCTTGGCGGCATGACGTTCGGGATCGGTGCTGCGCTGACCGAAGAACTCGTTCACGATACTCGCAACGGCAAGACGGTGAACCACGATCTCGCCGAATATCATGTACCGGTGAATGCCGATGTGCCGCAGATCGATGTCCATTTCCTCGACGAACGCGACATCCACGCCAACCCGCTCCACGCCAAGGGGATCGGCGAACTCGGCATCTCTGGCGCGGGCGCGGCAATCGCCAACGCGGTCTACAACGCCTGCGGCGTCCGCGTGCGCGATTTCCCGCTGACGCTGGACAAGATCATCGCTGAGTTGCCGGACTGA